Proteins found in one Vagococcus carniphilus genomic segment:
- a CDS encoding GNAT family N-acetyltransferase, producing the protein MLLLKTITQENWRLVANLSVSSEQTTFIESNKDSLLEAAFDKTFDWIPLALYDDNVLVGFTMIGDFKEVEKSIWLDRFMIDQHFQGQKYGKKFLKTIVEHIKHNWSVETIFLSATKENKKIFSFYESVGFINTHTVDEKNGEVIMTLTF; encoded by the coding sequence ATGCTACTTTTAAAAACAATTACTCAAGAAAATTGGCGTTTAGTAGCTAACTTATCTGTCAGCAGTGAACAAACTACTTTTATTGAATCCAATAAAGATTCTTTATTGGAAGCAGCATTTGATAAAACCTTTGACTGGATACCATTAGCTCTGTATGATGATAATGTTTTGGTTGGATTTACTATGATTGGTGACTTTAAAGAAGTTGAAAAAAGCATCTGGTTAGACCGTTTTATGATTGATCAACATTTTCAAGGTCAAAAATATGGCAAAAAGTTTTTAAAAACTATTGTTGAACATATCAAACATAACTGGTCTGTTGAGACAATTTTTTTAAGCGCAACTAAAGAGAATAAAAAAATATTTTCTTTTTACGAATCTGTAGGGTTCATAAATACACATACTGTAGATGAAAAAAATGGTGAAGTTATTATGACGTTAACTTTTTAA
- a CDS encoding phage tail protein, whose translation MSYKVDFKEVSTIGFENSPVSEAMAGLRANEARYFWNKYKHEFVTVPATEDTETLKWIESILAERDMIFPYQPLEVSSFEVEGIRMAYVFYENGLSVNIMYTLEEGGKRAVGFKLSDAMEIPVEFEGKFKFARQKSKLAGTIRGSFFVIKGTYL comes from the coding sequence ATGTCTTACAAAGTTGATTTTAAAGAAGTGTCTACTATTGGATTTGAAAATTCTCCTGTTAGTGAAGCAATGGCTGGACTACGAGCAAACGAAGCTCGTTATTTTTGGAATAAATACAAACATGAATTTGTGACAGTTCCTGCTACAGAAGATACTGAAACATTGAAATGGATTGAATCTATTTTAGCTGAACGGGATATGATTTTTCCTTATCAACCACTAGAGGTTTCTTCTTTTGAAGTGGAGGGTATTAGGATGGCTTATGTTTTTTATGAAAACGGCTTATCCGTTAATATCATGTATACCCTTGAAGAGGGTGGTAAACGCGCTGTTGGTTTTAAGTTATCTGATGCCATGGAAATTCCTGTTGAGTTTGAAGGAAAATTCAAATTTGCTCGTCAAAAATCAAAATTAGCCGGAACTATTAGAGGTTCATTTTTCGTCATAAAAGGAACTTATTTATAA
- a CDS encoding DUF1697 domain-containing protein, with translation MQIVALLRGVTPVGKNKIPKMSALVELLEQEGFQQVKSYIQSGNIILDTDLSHEEVSKKIHDVIKENIGADLSVIIKTKEDLKIALAENPFDDSYDYSRIHLVFTNDAIDEMKLEKVRHTVFFSEIFQEGTSCMYLYLPREAPKKKLNTNFLEKKLGITGTMRKANVIQHLFDMMDDAD, from the coding sequence ATGCAAATAGTTGCACTATTACGAGGAGTAACGCCTGTTGGGAAAAATAAAATTCCTAAAATGTCAGCTTTAGTTGAATTACTAGAACAAGAAGGATTTCAGCAAGTTAAAAGCTATATACAAAGCGGTAATATTATCTTGGATACAGATTTATCACATGAAGAAGTGAGTAAAAAAATTCATGATGTTATTAAAGAAAACATTGGAGCAGATTTATCGGTTATCATAAAAACAAAAGAAGATTTGAAAATAGCTCTTGCTGAGAACCCATTTGATGACTCCTATGATTATTCTAGAATTCACCTAGTTTTTACAAATGATGCAATCGATGAAATGAAATTAGAAAAAGTACGTCACACTGTATTTTTCTCTGAAATATTTCAAGAAGGAACAAGTTGCATGTATCTTTACTTACCAAGGGAAGCTCCTAAGAAAAAATTAAATACGAATTTTCTTGAAAAAAAGTTAGGTATTACTGGAACGATGAGAAAAGCAAACGTCATCCAACATCTATTTGATATGATGGATGACGCTGATTAA
- a CDS encoding GNAT family N-acetyltransferase, with product MFENERIRLRKVVETDAEIYNHWRNDTEVMASTSPELDQFTLKETENFIGFITSSKNSKSYIIELKEGNRPVGIISMININTKDRSAECIIDIGEKDVWGQGIGKEAFSLMMAYAFNELNFHRLSLQVFSFNKRAISLYEKLGFKEEGVMREAFYRFGKWHDVHMMGILKKEYVAL from the coding sequence ATGTTTGAAAATGAAAGAATCAGATTAAGAAAAGTAGTAGAAACAGATGCAGAAATTTATAATCATTGGCGTAACGACACAGAAGTAATGGCTTCAACTAGTCCAGAACTAGATCAATTTACGTTGAAAGAAACAGAAAACTTCATTGGCTTTATTACAAGTTCTAAAAATAGTAAAAGCTATATCATTGAATTAAAAGAAGGCAATCGACCAGTTGGGATTATTTCGATGATTAATATTAATACGAAAGACCGTTCGGCAGAGTGTATTATCGATATTGGTGAAAAAGATGTTTGGGGACAAGGCATTGGAAAAGAAGCATTTAGTTTAATGATGGCTTATGCGTTTAATGAATTAAACTTTCATCGCTTGAGTTTACAAGTCTTTTCATTTAATAAAAGAGCGATTTCGCTATATGAAAAATTAGGATTTAAAGAAGAAGGCGTGATGCGAGAAGCCTTTTATCGTTTTGGAAAATGGCATGATGTTCACATGATGGGAATTCTGAAAAAAGAATACGTGGCATTATAA
- a CDS encoding TetR/AcrR family transcriptional regulator yields the protein MMPRVSEEYLEKRKQLIVNSAALVFSKKGFTEATMKDVMTEAGISRGGLYAHFENIDALFLEVLKMDDEKDKQSLLKIGENPSVLKGIELWVRELFEEMNLPDRDLIRARSEYFLKYTEKEVPYLAERRNGLEQMLLTVLTKGVEEKELSNIIELPIFVSVFISSIDGLMLSEHRELSTNDEKQKKVTMLIEMLQQYLV from the coding sequence ATGATGCCCAGAGTAAGTGAGGAATATTTAGAAAAAAGAAAACAACTAATTGTTAATTCTGCTGCATTAGTTTTTTCTAAAAAAGGTTTTACAGAAGCTACAATGAAAGACGTTATGACTGAAGCAGGTATTTCTAGAGGTGGTTTATATGCTCACTTTGAAAATATCGACGCTCTTTTTTTAGAAGTTTTAAAAATGGATGATGAGAAAGATAAGCAATCCCTTTTAAAAATAGGAGAAAATCCATCTGTTTTAAAAGGAATTGAACTGTGGGTAAGAGAACTATTTGAGGAGATGAATCTGCCTGATAGAGATTTAATTCGTGCTAGATCAGAGTATTTTTTAAAATATACAGAAAAAGAAGTTCCATATTTAGCTGAAAGAAGAAATGGATTAGAACAAATGTTGTTAACTGTTTTAACAAAAGGCGTAGAAGAAAAAGAACTGTCTAACATAATAGAATTACCTATTTTTGTTTCTGTTTTTATTTCTTCAATTGATGGATTGATGCTTAGTGAACATCGAGAACTATCAACAAATGATGAGAAGCAGAAAAAAGTAACTATGTTAATTGAGATGTTGCAACAGTATTTAGTATAA
- a CDS encoding acyl-CoA dehydrogenase family protein encodes MNTYYTRAKEFSDQYIVPIASKIDEEGVFPRETMDLIGEKGFFKLIIPEEFGGEGANIDAQAYVSQAFGEGSPTVGLCYTMHNVALKFILTFGNDELKKFIIKEVVEHNKMLSLARSEFGTGVHVFKSESSVQTFDDYSIINGAKSMITSANYADYYLISVPNDENNRPVNWLVPYDTEGLTFKENEWNGLGMRGNISCPMIMEDMKIDNKYAVYIDRVKANQKYPVNIDVIYFMTGLAGVYSGMTKTILEAAVEHATSRHYPDKTLANIETVQIHLANIYSGMVSARASLDFAVESLINEEPEGLINIMTARIIASENSIEAATLAMRIGGGKAYNKQGPIEMLLRDSFASQVMFPSIDVLKTWVGRGISDQPIL; translated from the coding sequence ATGAACACTTATTATACAAGAGCTAAAGAATTTTCTGATCAATATATTGTCCCTATCGCTAGTAAAATCGATGAAGAAGGTGTTTTCCCTAGAGAAACCATGGATTTAATTGGTGAGAAAGGCTTTTTCAAATTAATTATTCCTGAAGAGTTTGGTGGTGAAGGAGCTAATATTGACGCTCAAGCTTATGTCAGCCAAGCTTTTGGTGAAGGCTCTCCAACTGTTGGGTTATGTTACACAATGCACAATGTGGCATTAAAATTCATTTTGACCTTCGGAAATGACGAACTAAAAAAATTCATCATTAAAGAAGTTGTAGAACATAATAAAATGCTGTCTCTTGCTCGAAGTGAATTTGGAACAGGCGTCCATGTCTTTAAATCAGAATCTAGTGTCCAAACTTTTGATGATTATTCAATTATTAACGGAGCTAAAAGTATGATTACTTCTGCTAACTATGCAGATTACTATTTAATCTCTGTCCCAAATGATGAAAATAATCGTCCCGTTAACTGGCTAGTTCCTTATGACACTGAAGGGTTAACTTTTAAAGAGAATGAATGGAATGGCCTTGGTATGAGAGGTAATATTTCATGTCCTATGATTATGGAAGATATGAAAATTGATAATAAGTATGCTGTTTACATTGACCGAGTGAAAGCTAATCAAAAATACCCAGTTAATATTGACGTTATTTATTTCATGACTGGTTTAGCTGGTGTCTACTCAGGTATGACAAAAACAATTTTAGAGGCTGCTGTTGAGCATGCTACTTCTCGCCATTATCCAGATAAAACATTGGCAAATATTGAAACCGTTCAAATTCATTTAGCTAATATTTATAGTGGTATGGTGAGTGCTCGCGCTAGTTTAGATTTTGCTGTAGAATCTCTTATTAATGAAGAACCTGAAGGCTTAATTAATATTATGACAGCTCGTATTATCGCTTCTGAAAACTCGATTGAAGCAGCAACCCTTGCGATGAGAATTGGTGGCGGAAAAGCTTACAATAAACAAGGTCCTATTGAAATGCTTTTACGTGATTCTTTTGCAAGTCAAGTTATGTTCCCTTCAATTGATGTTCTAAAAACATGGGTTGGCCGAGGTATTAGTGATCAACCGATACTTTAA
- a CDS encoding class I SAM-dependent methyltransferase, which produces MEKNLFDQLSHKYDTKERFELAKIIQNEIRPDIVEHTNKSLLDYGCGTGLVSLDFSKEVKSLILADASSEMLQLTKQKIEQLGLTNATTVQLDLIEKDTDIKVDTIITSLVLLHVPDTSLLLEKLYASLNEGGQLIIVDFDLNEKINDPRVHNGFDQEKLTTLLEQTGFNKISSNNFHSGKNLFMKQDATLFKAVAYK; this is translated from the coding sequence ATGGAAAAAAATTTATTCGATCAACTTTCTCATAAATACGATACAAAAGAAAGATTTGAACTAGCCAAGATTATCCAAAATGAAATTCGTCCCGATATAGTAGAACACACAAATAAATCTTTATTGGATTATGGCTGTGGAACTGGATTAGTTAGTTTAGACTTTAGTAAAGAAGTAAAATCATTAATTTTAGCAGATGCTTCTTCTGAAATGCTTCAACTAACCAAACAAAAAATAGAACAACTTGGTCTTACTAATGCGACTACTGTTCAACTTGATTTAATCGAAAAAGACACTGATATAAAAGTTGATACTATCATCACTTCATTGGTTTTACTCCACGTACCAGATACTTCTCTTCTTTTAGAAAAATTGTACGCTTCTTTAAATGAAGGTGGACAACTCATTATTGTTGATTTTGATTTAAATGAAAAAATTAATGATCCTCGTGTTCATAATGGTTTCGATCAAGAGAAATTAACAACGCTTTTAGAGCAAACTGGCTTTAACAAGATTTCATCTAATAATTTCCATTCAGGAAAAAATCTCTTCATGAAACAAGATGCAACTCTCTTTAAAGCAGTTGCTTATAAATAA
- a CDS encoding PhzF family phenazine biosynthesis isomerase encodes MKQIEVYRYDAFSKKTGMGNPAGIVLNGDELTEEEMQEIAYKVGFNETVFLLTSICADYQCRFFTPGQEVPLCGHGTIAMLSALKTNGLLMDKSVIMVETKAGILRLEVSTDNGEAFISMEQAPAKFETFSGSKLEVADSMGISEEEIDERFPIVYGSTGSWTLLVPIKELKSFERMVPKNERFPSLLEKYPRASFHPFCLETYHEEAMMHGRHFSSFYSGIEEDSVTGTASGAMGAYFTKYIDDRSEIKMTIEQGQEMGKDGLLQVEVLNKRDVKITGTAVYVETFLIEIDG; translated from the coding sequence TTGAAACAAATAGAAGTTTACCGTTATGATGCTTTTTCTAAAAAAACAGGGATGGGAAATCCTGCGGGAATTGTTTTAAACGGGGATGAGTTGACGGAAGAAGAGATGCAAGAAATTGCTTATAAAGTTGGTTTTAATGAAACAGTCTTTTTATTAACTTCAATTTGTGCAGATTACCAGTGTCGTTTTTTTACACCAGGTCAAGAAGTTCCTCTTTGTGGTCATGGAACAATTGCTATGTTGTCTGCTTTAAAAACAAATGGTTTATTGATGGATAAATCAGTGATCATGGTTGAAACAAAAGCAGGTATTTTACGATTAGAAGTTTCTACAGATAATGGAGAAGCCTTTATCTCAATGGAGCAAGCACCCGCAAAATTTGAAACTTTTTCTGGTTCTAAATTAGAAGTAGCTGATTCAATGGGGATTAGTGAAGAAGAAATAGATGAGCGTTTTCCCATTGTATATGGAAGTACTGGAAGCTGGACTTTGTTAGTACCAATCAAAGAATTAAAAAGCTTTGAGCGGATGGTTCCTAAAAATGAGCGTTTTCCAAGTCTGTTAGAAAAATATCCTAGAGCGTCATTCCATCCTTTTTGTTTAGAAACATATCATGAAGAAGCGATGATGCATGGACGGCATTTTTCATCCTTTTATTCTGGAATAGAAGAAGATTCTGTAACGGGAACAGCATCTGGTGCTATGGGAGCCTATTTCACAAAATATATTGATGATAGATCAGAAATAAAAATGACAATTGAACAAGGGCAAGAGATGGGAAAAGATGGTTTACTCCAAGTTGAAGTATTAAATAAAAGAGATGTCAAAATTACCGGTACGGCTGTTTATGTGGAAACTTTTTTAATTGAAATTGATGGTTAA
- a CDS encoding MFS transporter, whose protein sequence is MFSNNNQSNFTHQLIFGLVATFLCGLGFSIVMPVTPFLVSPYVNNANQQALVVTLLMSTYAVCVFLTAPIIGYFSDRFGRRPVLLFSLLGATLGFLIFGLANSLEMLFLGRIIEGITGGSIATIFAYFADITPEKDRTKYFGWISAVAGFGTVMGPTIGGLLTKFGNSMPLFLATSISFLNFILGYFVMKETVVKEEQLEKISLTALNPINQMKGLFANKSVRIILFLGFLLWMPNGALQSILSQFSIDTFQLSPSQIGMVFSIIGIQDILSQVFVMPKLLLKKSDRQIVSLGITFQLLGYSFIVFSQISSMIVLFIVGMLLFGFGESIFSPAFNGLLSKSVSKSEQGKIQGGSQSIQSLARIFGPLIGGQLYVYAGHFAPAVMGICLSVMAIWLSSKVIRLQLVKDN, encoded by the coding sequence ATGTTTTCTAATAATAATCAATCAAATTTTACTCATCAATTAATTTTTGGGTTAGTTGCAACGTTTCTATGTGGTTTAGGTTTTAGTATTGTCATGCCAGTTACTCCGTTTCTAGTAAGTCCTTATGTAAACAACGCCAATCAACAGGCACTCGTTGTTACCTTGTTGATGTCAACTTATGCTGTCTGCGTATTTCTTACAGCTCCTATTATTGGATATTTCAGTGATCGGTTTGGAAGACGCCCCGTACTTTTATTTTCATTACTGGGTGCTACACTTGGTTTTCTCATATTCGGCTTAGCTAATTCCTTAGAGATGCTTTTTTTAGGTCGTATCATTGAAGGAATTACAGGTGGCAGTATAGCAACTATTTTTGCTTATTTCGCAGATATTACGCCAGAAAAGGACCGAACTAAGTATTTTGGCTGGATTAGTGCAGTAGCTGGTTTTGGAACAGTTATGGGACCAACGATTGGTGGACTACTGACCAAATTTGGTAATAGTATGCCCTTATTTTTAGCTACAAGTATTTCGTTTTTAAACTTTATTTTAGGCTACTTTGTTATGAAAGAAACAGTTGTCAAAGAAGAACAGCTTGAAAAGATATCTCTAACGGCTCTTAATCCGATTAATCAAATGAAGGGGTTATTTGCTAATAAAAGTGTTAGAATCATTTTATTTTTAGGCTTTTTATTGTGGATGCCAAATGGAGCACTCCAGTCAATTCTTTCTCAATTTTCAATTGATACATTTCAGCTATCTCCAAGTCAAATAGGGATGGTCTTTTCGATAATCGGTATTCAAGATATTTTGTCTCAAGTTTTTGTTATGCCGAAGTTACTGTTGAAGAAATCAGATAGACAGATTGTGTCTTTAGGAATTACCTTTCAATTGTTAGGCTATAGCTTTATTGTCTTTTCTCAAATAAGTTCTATGATTGTCTTATTCATTGTAGGGATGCTGTTATTTGGGTTTGGTGAATCTATTTTTAGTCCAGCTTTTAATGGTTTATTATCAAAATCAGTTTCTAAAAGTGAACAAGGAAAGATTCAAGGAGGCAGTCAATCCATTCAATCGTTGGCACGTATTTTTGGACCTTTAATTGGCGGACAGCTATATGTTTATGCTGGTCACTTTGCACCAGCTGTGATGGGAATTTGTTTATCTGTCATGGCAATTTGGTTAAGCTCAAAAGTGATTCGACTTCAATTGGTAAAAGACAATTAA
- a CDS encoding MarR family winged helix-turn-helix transcriptional regulator translates to MSEIDQLLDDLRVVYNKMAWLNGDKMKKALEGYTASEVHWLEFIENTPDVNVTKLSEHFFMTRGAMSKATKKLIAKGAIYSIKKADNKKEIYFELTEEGRRVYNLHETLHQEFKIRDKHIFDTLSKETISEVDTFLKKYNQHLTSEIKKNDLKIQ, encoded by the coding sequence ATGAGTGAAATAGATCAATTATTAGACGATTTACGAGTAGTCTACAATAAAATGGCTTGGTTAAATGGCGATAAAATGAAGAAAGCTTTAGAAGGATATACGGCTTCAGAAGTTCACTGGCTTGAATTTATCGAAAATACACCAGATGTAAATGTCACCAAATTATCAGAACACTTTTTCATGACTCGTGGTGCCATGAGTAAAGCCACTAAAAAGCTCATTGCTAAAGGTGCTATTTATAGTATTAAAAAAGCGGATAATAAAAAAGAAATTTATTTTGAACTGACAGAAGAAGGCAGACGGGTTTATAACCTTCATGAAACCCTTCACCAAGAATTTAAAATAAGAGATAAACATATATTTGACACGTTATCAAAAGAGACTATTTCAGAAGTTGATACGTTTTTAAAAAAATACAATCAGCATCTCACTTCAGAAATTAAAAAGAATGATTTAAAAATCCAATAA